ACCCATGCAGACTGTCACCACAGCGGACAATAATAATCCGTTCCTGACCGGCGTCGTAGTCAAGTGACATACCAAGCCGCTTGCGCATGGTAAAAACCGGCACGATCACCCCGCGCAGGGAAAGCACACCATCCACAAAGCCCGGTGTCCTGGGCACCTCGGTCAGTTCCCGGGACTTGATGATCTCCTTGATCTCCATGATGTTGATGCCGTACTCCTCATCACCCAAGCGGAAGCAGAGGAACTCTTCAAACCGCTCCTCAGACGCAGCGGTCTGATGTTCCTGCTCAGTCTCCGGCAGCACCGTGCCGTTCGTGGAACGATCATGCTCCCTGCCGGCGAGAATAACCGCCAACGGATTAAAATGAGCTGCGGCAGGGACGGCACGAGCCATGGCCGGTCCGGGGAATGAGACCGGCGCAGCTTGCTGAGCAGCGGAGTCATCGGATAACGTCAAGGCGGGCGGCACAACATGATCGGGCTGCAGGACGACCGGTTCCGGCAATGGAGTACTGACCTCCTCCGTTGCCCCGGGTGCCCCTTCCTGCCGCGCCTTGTTGCGAATCTTGGCCAGTTCCATCAGAGCGTTACCTCATCACGAACTTCCTGAATAATTGAAGCATCTATCACAGCAGCATCACTGCCGTACGCCACCAGCAACGCATTGGTGGCCACAGCATTGATCCTGCGCGGAACCCCGGCTGACAACTCGTAGATTGCCTGTACGGCATCCGGCGTAAAAAGCCCCGGAACGCCACCACTTGCCACTATTCTGAAATCCAGGTATTCCATGGTTTCCTCAAGGGAAAGCGGCTGCAGATGAAAATGCAGGGAGATACGCTGTCTGAGCGGTTCCATCGGTTGATATCTGAGCAGGCTGCGCAGTTCGGGTTGCCCCATGATCAGGACACTGATCAGGTTATGATCATCCATCTGGTAGTTGGTCAACAGGCGGATCTCGTCAAAGACTTCCAGCTCGGTTATGGTCTGGGCCTCGTCAATCACCAGCACCGGGCAGAGGTTGTCCCGGTACAGATCATACAGCCTGCCGGTAATCTGGCGCAACAGATCATCCTTGCTACGGGCAGGTTGTTCAATCTCAAGTCCATGGGCCATGGTGCGCAAAAATTCAAGTGCCCCCATGCGGGGATTAAAGATCAGGACAAAGCGGTAACCTGTGCCGCAACGATCCATCAGCGCCCTGGACAGGGTGGTCTTGCCGCAGCCGACATCACCGGTCAAAAGGGCAATCTCCCGTTCTTCGACTGCATATTCCAGCCTGGCCAATGCCTCTTCATGTCCTTTGGACAGGAACAGAAAACGCGGGTCAGGCGTCTTGCCAAACGGCTTTTCCCTCAGGCCGAAATACTCCTTGTACATGGCCTAGGCCCCGCTGCCGCGCATGGTTTCAGCAATGATGCCGCCAGCGTCCAGCACCAGGATGGTGCGTTGGTCCCCAAGGTCCGCTGCACCCGAGATGCCACGCAATGTTCTGAATGCCGGTCCCAGAGGCTTGATAACAATATCCTGCTGCCCCAAAAGATCATCCACCACAATTCCCAGACGTTTCTCCGCTGATCCGACCACCACGACATACTGTTCTCCGGGGTTAATCCCGACCCGTTCAACCCTGAAGAGCCGTTCCAGCCGCAGCAGCGGCAGGGTCTGCTCGCGCAGATTGATCACTTCCTTGCCTTCAACGGTCTTGATATCAGCAGGTTCCAGGATCAGAGATTCAACCACCGAGGTGATCGGTATTGCGTAGGTGCGTCCGGCGCAGAAGATAATCAGGGCCTTGATGATGGCCAGGGTGATCGGCAGTATGATCGTAAAACGGGACCCCTGCCCCAACCTGGTTTCAATATCAACCATGCCGGATACAGCGGCAATATTGTTGCGCACCACATCCATGCCGACACCGCGGCCGGAGATGTCGGTGATCGTGTCTGCCGTAGAAAAACCGGGCATAAAGATCAGGTCAAGTGCCTCGCGGTCTGACATGCCGTTAATATCCTGCACCAACCCCTTGGACAGGGCCTTTTGCTTGACCTTTTCAAGGTCAATGCCGGCGCCATCGTCCTCCACTTCAATCACAACATGGTTGCCCTTCTGAAAAGAGGAAAGACGGACCGTACCCCGCTCATCCTTGCCGGCAGCCAGACGCCGTTCCGGCGACTCGATACCATGGTCAATGGCATTCCGGATGATATGCATCAACGGGTCGGCAATATCCTCCACAATCAGCTTGTCAAGCTCCGTCTCGGCGCCGTACAGCTTCAGCTCGATCTTCTTGCCCTGCTCACGGGAGATCTTGCGCACAATCCGGGACATCTTTTCATACAGCTGTCCCACCGGAATCATGCGGATATCCATGACCCCTTTTTGCAGGTCGGTCAGGCGCCGTTCAAGGCCCTTGGCGGCCTTGCCCAGATCAATGGCCATCCGGGAAAACCCTTCGGTCCGCATCCGGTTGGCAATGGATGAAATGGAGGAGTGGGCCAGGACCAGTTCCCCTACAATATTCATCAGTTCATCCAGCTTACCGATATCTACCCGTACGGTACGGCTCATGCTCTTGGCTGAAAAGGCCTCATCCGGGCTGGCGCCGGGCAGTTCCGAAGCAGGCAGTACCACGGGAGTATCTGCTGTTTCCGATGCGGAGGCAGTGACAGCAACCGGCTGAAAATCAGCCCGGTCCGGTAACGCTGCCGCCTTTGCATCTCCCTTGGGAGCTCCCGCCAGCAGGATGGATACGTCAAGATGCTTCAGAAGCGCTGAAAGTTCCTGTTCATTACGGTCCGTTCCTGTCAACAGATCAAAATCGATATGGGTTTCGATCCGCTCGCCAACACTTGGCAGGGTACTGATGACCTCACCACATCCCTTCAGGATATCGGTCAGCTCAGCCAGCCCCTGATCAAAGGTCGTCAGCTCAAAGGAGGCATGCACCACATAAATATGGCGCCCCTTGCTGCAGTTTTCTTTCAGGCGGTGTTCTTCGTACTCGGTCAGCGCCCCCATCAATGAGTCTGAAAGGCCAAGTTGCTCAAGCAAGGGAGCGGCAGTGACCGGTTCAGCAGGGTTAAGGCAGGCTGCAATGGCAGATGCATGGGCGGACGCGGCAGCCTGATGCTGGTCAAGGGTACCATCAACACAGGCGCGCAGCAGTGTCGTAAGCAGTTCAGCAGATGAAAACAGCAGTTCCAGCACCGCAGGGGTAAGTGAAATCTTCCCCATCCGTAACCAGTCAAGCAGGTTCTCGGCATGATGGGCGGTCTCTGCTATCATGCCAAAGCCGAACATGCCTGCCAGTCCCTTCAGAGAGTGGGCACCACGAAAAATGGCGTTCAGCAGATCAGGCTCCCAGGCCCCCTTCTCAGCCATATCAGCCAGGTCGGCCAGTTGCGTCCCGAGCTCTTCGACAATTTCCTCGGCTTCCGCCAGAAAATCACGTGCTGCGTCAGATGATGGGGGGGAGGACGAACTCATAGAAACCTTTTAACTATCTCAAGAAGTTGTTCCGGCTGAAATGGTTTTACCAGATACTCATTGGCCCCCAGGGAAAGCCCCTTTTCAATATCTTTACGGCTTCCTTCGGTGGAGATGACAACGACCGGCAGATCCTTATACATCGGGTTGCTACGAATGAAGCTGAGCAGCTCAAGCCCATTGATATCCGGCATATTGATATCGGTCAGAACCAGGTCAACCTGCTCACGGGGCAGCATACGCAATGCCTCAAAACCATTTGGAGCCTGCACAGTAGAAATAGT
Above is a window of Trichlorobacter lovleyi SZ DNA encoding:
- a CDS encoding ExeA family protein, giving the protein MYKEYFGLREKPFGKTPDPRFLFLSKGHEEALARLEYAVEEREIALLTGDVGCGKTTLSRALMDRCGTGYRFVLIFNPRMGALEFLRTMAHGLEIEQPARSKDDLLRQITGRLYDLYRDNLCPVLVIDEAQTITELEVFDEIRLLTNYQMDDHNLISVLIMGQPELRSLLRYQPMEPLRQRISLHFHLQPLSLEETMEYLDFRIVASGGVPGLFTPDAVQAIYELSAGVPRRINAVATNALLVAYGSDAAVIDASIIQEVRDEVTL
- a CDS encoding chemotaxis protein CheW — encoded protein: MELAKIRNKARQEGAPGATEEVSTPLPEPVVLQPDHVVPPALTLSDDSAAQQAAPVSFPGPAMARAVPAAAHFNPLAVILAGREHDRSTNGTVLPETEQEHQTAASEERFEEFLCFRLGDEEYGINIMEIKEIIKSRELTEVPRTPGFVDGVLSLRGVIVPVFTMRKRLGMSLDYDAGQERIIIVRCGDSLHGLRVDRVTDVVKIAATDREATPSMLEGVAREFVSGIGRTGKRMLIILDICKVVDTALGEVG
- a CDS encoding response regulator, which encodes MKTFTILIVDDSAAMRSLLVSTLETLGTISTVQAPNGFEALRMLPREQVDLVLTDINMPDINGLELLSFIRSNPMYKDLPVVVISTEGSRKDIEKGLSLGANEYLVKPFQPEQLLEIVKRFL
- a CDS encoding chemotaxis protein CheA — encoded protein: MSSSSPPSSDAARDFLAEAEEIVEELGTQLADLADMAEKGAWEPDLLNAIFRGAHSLKGLAGMFGFGMIAETAHHAENLLDWLRMGKISLTPAVLELLFSSAELLTTLLRACVDGTLDQHQAAASAHASAIAACLNPAEPVTAAPLLEQLGLSDSLMGALTEYEEHRLKENCSKGRHIYVVHASFELTTFDQGLAELTDILKGCGEVISTLPSVGERIETHIDFDLLTGTDRNEQELSALLKHLDVSILLAGAPKGDAKAAALPDRADFQPVAVTASASETADTPVVLPASELPGASPDEAFSAKSMSRTVRVDIGKLDELMNIVGELVLAHSSISSIANRMRTEGFSRMAIDLGKAAKGLERRLTDLQKGVMDIRMIPVGQLYEKMSRIVRKISREQGKKIELKLYGAETELDKLIVEDIADPLMHIIRNAIDHGIESPERRLAAGKDERGTVRLSSFQKGNHVVIEVEDDGAGIDLEKVKQKALSKGLVQDINGMSDREALDLIFMPGFSTADTITDISGRGVGMDVVRNNIAAVSGMVDIETRLGQGSRFTIILPITLAIIKALIIFCAGRTYAIPITSVVESLILEPADIKTVEGKEVINLREQTLPLLRLERLFRVERVGINPGEQYVVVVGSAEKRLGIVVDDLLGQQDIVIKPLGPAFRTLRGISGAADLGDQRTILVLDAGGIIAETMRGSGA